A segment of the Maylandia zebra isolate NMK-2024a linkage group LG2, Mzebra_GT3a, whole genome shotgun sequence genome:
gcaaTACATTGTCGGTACAGGTAAAGTCTTTGTTATGAGGCTGAAATGTACTGCTGCAAGGCTTTTGAGACAAATCCACGCAATGGGGCACCTCTCACTGAGACCTGGAGGGCCGTCTCAGATGGGTTTCCTGTGAGTAATGGAAGAGCAAACTCTCCACACTTTTCCAAGTCAAGCACCTGCAGGGCCAGCCCGATCAACACCTTCTCACCTATTGGAAGGGTTAGGCTAGGCAGGGAAAGCCGCCCTCTGTCAGCAAGTTCTCGACTGTGTCTAGTCAGAACCTTCTCGCTACTCTTAACACTTTCGTctacattagagggaacatgacAAAAAGCTGGACGGTATCAGAGGACGGGCCTGACATGGCACCGGTCAGAGCGTCTTCAGTTCTggtctgtgcttatcagtgtcaACAGTTCGTTTGTGTCCCATCGATCATTTAAAGCCCAGATGCTTcaccttcattgttttgaagaGATCTCTGCGGCAGCGATTTAATGACGCTTTCATTCAAATGGAGGTCCATAATTGGAAAGAGACAGTGGCTCTGCCCGCCCCAAGGCAGAGCCACTTATACAGCAGAACCAGTGCTGTGGTTgcaggtctgctgctgctgctgctgttccgGAGTGCCCTGGATGTTCTGATTGTCCAGGGGTAACAGCACATCCGTCGGGATGCGCGACTGGAACTTCTCCAGCTGCTCTGGACTGGCTAGGTTCTTCAGCAGGTAGTTCTCTCTCTCCAGCTGGTTGTTCTTCTCAGCCAGCTCCTTGATCTGTTCCTTGAGGATCTCCACCTCCTCACGCACTGCATACATCAGGTGGTTCTTGACAAGGTCCTGTCATAGCAAAAGAAGAGAGGTTAGTTTAGGTACATAAAACAGAGCAACTGTTACAGCCTGCAAGGCTGGTTTGATTGCTTGCACAGTCTAAAAGAAGGACTGGGTTTGCCAGCCAAGTTTTTCCATTAGAGGATATCTGCTACTATATTTTACTCCTAGTCTCACGTGTACTTCTTGTGATCTAGCAGGCACAATAAAGTTCACATGTTACTTAACTCAAAGGTGCACATTCCTGCACGTTTACTACTTTGCACGTCAATAAAGCGTGCAGCAGCCTGTGCTATGGTCACATTGCAGGGACTTCCTAGACACTTCACAGAGCTGATTTTACATAACTGTATTTTGGGCGGTCATTGATTATAACTGTTCTGATGTATGAATTAACCTTTAGTAAAGAAATCTAGCAAAATCTCACAGTTTTAAGGTCTGGGAGGGAAAATATCTACTGTGATACAGAATTAACATTTTAACTTTGTGGTTATTATCACTTTGAAGGAAACAGCTATGCTACTTGTACACTGCATGCATGTGTAATGCATCTCGGTGTAGTGGCTGGTGTGTTATTAGCTTACCATGGCCTGCTCGATTTTGTTGTCGATGGCCACAACGCTAGCACCAGAGGCACTGCAAAAGAGAAGAAATAGAGCCCATTAATTAACATTCTGCAACTTAAAACTCTTCAAGTCACCTCATATtccacaaaagaaaaacaaagaaaacatgtcgCTCCAATTCTGGGAATTCCCAGGGTTACTAAGGTGAAACAGAAAGCATTCCAAACGGAAATGAAAACCGTTTGCTCCGCTGGTATCTTGGCTACTTTTGCCAAACATAAACTACACGTCAATTGCTTTTGGAGTCAGATTAAGGTTTTATTTAGGTTTCAGTGTAACCTTGTTACTGAGTATGCGGCAGCCAGCTAGCGATAAGGCAAATAGGGCAGAACAGATATCTGTTCAAAGTCCACAAAGGCAGCAGAGAGAAACACAGCTCAGCAGAAAGCATTTGGGAACTCTTAACATCAGAAATCGAGcacataaatgtgttttgaaCCACCAGCAAAGCATTCAGTATTGAAGCAGAAtgaggaaataaaagaaaaagaacaaaacagacgAACGTTTGGTAAAACCtcacacataaataaaaaagaaccgTATTCAAGTATTTGATGACCATTTACCTGTTGTCAAGTTTGACCGAAACAACGTCTCCTCCGAGtaaagaggagaagaaagagaTGGAGAAGTTATGCAACTGGTAGACGGCAACCTCCATTGGTGTTTTAGCGAACATCTCCGTGCTCATGTTGAGTACCAGACTCGTTTGGATAATATTTCTCGCCACGTTTGCGGCTGGTTGATCAGCTAAATAGGGATCCGGGTTTGTTTCGTCTTTAGCAACGATGCACTAACTCGCTTCGGGCTAAGCGCAGTGCTGTGTCAGGTTTGTCAGCTTCGCGGATTTTTACAAGCGACTGTCTGATGCTATTTCTGCCACCGGCCAGTATTTGAACGACTGCCGTTCTGACGTCACATGACGCGTGCATGAATTAGTCAAATAAGCTGAGAAGGAGGGGTGAAGGGAGGGgggcagtttttttctttttggtgccTTCCAGTGTCATGAgcaaaaaacaagaacagtGTGAGATTGATAAACAGCCACGACCTcagcatttttgttgtttttttgacatAATAGTTAAACCATAGGTCACGTAGTGATCATTCAATACCTTGATCATAAGATTGGCTGTAGCATTGATTATGTGTTTGGTCTTCATTTAActactttttatgttttttttcctctgcaggtTCAGTATAATCAGGATAAGCATGATGCAATGACGTTCAGAACTAATAAAAATCCCAAATACTAAAGTGATGCATTAATTTTGCATCCTTCCTTTTATCTGTTTTATCAGATCATTAACATGGCTATATGATAATTAttgcacatatatatatatatatatatatatatatatatatatatatatatatatatatatatataccttaTATATATAAGGTATATAATACTTATCACTTATATAAGCAATCATAACcctttaaaatgaaagaaatataaGCTTGATGTGGGTCTTGAATCACTTCTCATCAGTAAACCTTTTTGATAGTTTAGCCGTGCACCAGTTAAAGCAAAGCAGTCACGATAAACAATTAGGTTTCATTACCCTTTTAGTAAACAGTTACTACTCCAAATGCCGAGCTTAAACGTCAGCATTTGAAGGCAGCGTCAGCTCTGCCCCGCTGCTGAACTTCTCGTGAGTCTCTGCGAACCCACAGACCGAAATCCGCAAAGCTGCAACAAGTAGTAGAAAACAAACTATCTGAACACGTTAGCCTGCACTGTTACTCGTTCTTGCAGCAAATTAAAACCCTCGATTGATGTAAATAAAGCCAAAAAGTTTTTCCTTATACTGTCATATGGCTAATTTATTAAACGGGCTTATTTAACAAGTGATTTTTAATGTGACTTCTTAggaagattgtttttttttttatttctttttttatcgaGTTACTTTACATGTCAGTACTGACAGTGTTACCgacatgtaaaagaaaaaaaccctcacaTTTTGTTCACATGACTGGCTGATGATACTCTGGAGTTTTTCACAGTATATGCTCTAACGGAATGTCCTGCACCATCCACACGTACCATATGCACATGTATAGGTACTTTTCCGTCCTATCCACAGGTAAATTTCCAATCAGTCTATGTCTGAACTCTACCGGACTCTAGTGGTGAAAATGTAGACTACAGTGCACTTGGGCAACAAAATTAATTAGAGGGAACCTGGTGTTTCCTTGGGAATTTTCCGTACACCGTACATTTCCAGGTTGTTTTTCCAGTTCTGGAAATTCTCAAATGGCATTCTATATTTATAGTTAAGGACTTAGCTCCTACTTGTTCATATGGTATATGCCTACCACATCATTTCTTGTTCCTTTTAGTTTTTATCACACTACAGTCCATTGTCTCAGCCAATAAACAACATACTGCAGGATATTTAATGGGTGATCTGTACCTCTATAGCAGAGGTGGGCAATTAATTTTCCCAAGGGGCTCACTGGGAAACTGGGATTGTTGTGGAGGGCTGTACCAACAAGCTTTTAAAGTGATAAAATTAATATTGAGCAAAATTGAGTTCAGCTTATTAGTACTaccctccacaacagtcccagtttctcatgtggccCCCTTGGGAAAGTTAATTGACCACCCCTGCGTAGTTACATCAAGCATCAACAACCTCTTACTGGAGTACATCAATTTGCAACGCTCTCTAAGCGAGACCTTTTCGAACGGGCATGTTACCACATGAAGCTCAAATGCAtccacacaaagcataaaataATAAGTCATTTGTCACATAGGATAACTACAAAGGATACAGAGAGAGAACACCTGCTGTCATCCCATTTTTTCCATCACATTACCCACTGCTATTATTGCGTAATAGACCTTGTTTTCGCTGCAGGTTTTAATAGCTTTAATGTAATTTCCCGGCACTTCTCAGCTGTCACATTATGTTCCATTTTGTTGTTGCAATTATCTGATTCAATACTGATAATAAGCCAATTACAATTTTATTAAAGAGTCTCTGCATAACAATTCTTCTACAGGCACATCAACTTGTGGAATATTCAACCATGGATAACTTTTATGCAGATTCCCTGCTGAGGGGATCAACTCTATTAAATTTTGCTCATTCATAATCCACATCCTTTCAGTCATATCTTTCAAAAGGATATTAGGTCTATTTAAataaggacagaaaaaaaattaggATGTTATCTGAATAAAATAATTCAATTATGAGTCCAAAGATATTTTTTGCATGATCACACATGCCTAAAGACCGTGGACCtgcatttaaaatattaaataatccCAGACCTCTAACTTTTTATAACTTTAAAAAccaaattccttttttttccttctgtttttttgaaagaggagaagaaggagttgtgttacataataaaacaattaaagtgGAAGGGCTGACTTCTGGTTGGACTAACAAGGCTTAGCAGAAAGCACAGTGACTGGGTATTAGGGCCCATCGTGCCTGTCGTCTCAGATTTCGTGCTGCGACAGTTCAGCTGCCAGGTTTAATATCCAGCCCGCTTCGAGCAATGAGAGACAGGTGAATTACCCTGCCCAGCAGTGATAGTCCCATTTTGGAGGAAGGAGTCACAGCGAATGTCTTCAGCTGAGATGCACAGATAGGACCTACACAGTGGGGAGCCTTCCAGCACAGTATAACCAATGAACCGCATTAGGTAAGATGATCACAGTGTAAACTGAGTCTCCTGCTTTTCCTACTACAGAAGCTTTAGAATCGCTCTGATACAAATTTAAGTGATGGAAAATATTGATTAAATTCCTCCTTTCAAGAGGAATACAGATTTTTCCTGccttttcaaaaaataaataccctCGTGTTTCCGTGGAACACCTAATGCCTAACAATTTCGGCGTGTGCCCAATTCAGTGAGTCATTTTGGAGCTAGGCGATGGCCCACAGTTTCCATCAGATGTCTCCTGCGCAAGAGCCAACTCCATTATATAATACCATGATTCATCTGTACTGATGGCTTCAAAAGAATAAGGCCGTCACATAATACCAGCCTTCCAGCTTTTTGTTATGAACAGCATTTTAGGAGTTGTACTTTTTCCCTGTCAAATTGAAGCTATTCATAATACTGCAGAGAAAATATATACAGAAGAAAAATTCTTTTTGGGCCAATTAGGAATGCATAGCGTGGATAAGAGTGTGGCCCGACAATACTCGTGCATGCCAAAGGTTGCAGCCAGAGGCTATCTCAGAGGAAGCTGGCAGTGTGGGCAACAAGAACAGCTACAAACAATGAATACTGAATTCACACTGAACTCATTCATACACTAGGACACCCAGAGGCAGTCGTTATTATCTCATCACCTCAGACTCTTGAGCCATGAATAACAATAGGGCACATGGCCTTGGTCTCTCTCATGAGATGTTTCAATAAATTCATGCCCTGGTATTGAATGTAACATTTCTTTATGTGATATATTGTGCAGGCAGAGAGTGATGACAGGATTGACACTGCTATCCAAGGACTGGTAGTGATATCACTTTTCCCGCTTTCAGTGCCGCGGGCACAAAAATCCATTTTTCAAAGTCACCACGAGCAACAGTCCAAAATAACACCCCAAACAAACGTGTTACTCTAGTAATCCCCATAAGTACATCTGATAATGAgcctgaagctgcagcattttcttCTAGTGCTGTTTCTCACCACATTAGCAGATTGAACATTATGAAAACTGTAACGGCAATCGTTTCATTTAAGGATTGTAACTGCTGAAAATACTGCAATGACAACTCTATATCATTTAGATGTTGACAAGCTGCCAGCCTCCAGAGCTCGTCTTCTCTTTAACCGCCTTTGGCGTGCGCATCTGTCACCGACACATGTTACTGTCGAGCCTGGCAAATGTCCCCACACCACAAGCAAGACAAATTCTCCTACTGTCCTCGGCCGCCCCCACTTACCGCCGATCTGGCCTCTTGAACAGACTCGGTGAGTaagggggtgagtagctcatAGGTCTCTCAGGAAAGTTGAAGTGCTGGTAGTGACAGCAGAATCTCTGGGATTGTTCGGCCAGCCGGAGGGCGCACACCGACCTAGGGGAGGGTGGCCGTGCCCCAAGAGGGGCAACTTCAGCAGGACGCGTCTTAGACTGTCCCATTCTGGCTTCCAAATGAAGAGGCTGTTCAAGAGTCGAAAGCCCTCTTAGTGTTAGCTCACTGTTCTGCTGTTGTTTGCTCTCAGCAGCTGTTTTCTCAGAGCACAAAGAGACAATTGAGGTCTGGCGAAACCTCTGGATATGCAGCCATAGCTGTGAGTGCCATGCTCAGGCTGACACTTGTATGATGCGTCTCCAATCTGGCTGAATACAATGGCCTCAGAGTTACAATGAAAATGCCAGTTTGCTGAAATGGCGCCAGCGGTTTCATCTCTAAATCACTGGAGTGCCTCTTTGAGGCAAACAAAGCAAAAGGTATTTCTCTGACTGCACCTAAAGGGAACAATCATCATGCCTGTCTCCTTACCTCATGTAATCGGCcataataagtgcaataaaaatataatcGGGCCATTCTCCTATGATGTGAAACAAACTTGTTAATGTAATGAACCTTTACACCACAAAACAAGTTTTTTGGACACCTCATTACACAACTCCTTGTAATTTGCATATAACTTAGCTCAGCTGCCTCTTATGCAACATGCCTTATCATGTACTTGAGTTAAAAAATCCCAAAGTACTTTTAATTGCTGGGTTTGTCAACTGCAGTATGCTTTCATTGTAATCAAAGGGTGTAAATGTTTGAAGAG
Coding sequences within it:
- the tsc22d3 gene encoding TSC22 domain family protein 3 isoform X2; amino-acid sequence: MSTEMFAKTPMEVAVYQLHNFSISFFSSLLGGDVVSVKLDNSASGASVVAIDNKIEQAMDLVKNHLMYAVREEVEILKEQIKELAEKNNQLERENYLLKNLASPEQLEKFQSRIPTDVLLPLDNQNIQGTPEQQQQQQTCNHSTGSAV